Proteins encoded together in one Xiphophorus maculatus strain JP 163 A chromosome 13, X_maculatus-5.0-male, whole genome shotgun sequence window:
- the ahdc1 gene encoding AT-hook DNA-binding motif-containing protein 1, whose protein sequence is MSDSSDPQHSGQTGAPAGRGETRPEKKCFVVRLEKLERPESWSGELTLHGAFQDPFHDVLALVTSDIAPTSPSTLATGAHLQEGLGHGTYLQRHSDTCMTAEADTFSETLRNMQAHVDPEVHAEAFSNPHMDNCGIMEISNHSDSIDSELSKTLTVEAMNTTSPQTLPLAIGNHPATTNPLEAPAARTAEFDTPPNYAPLPSGPNPITVPSSLPIETEKKYALRSSGRPRFPLHLRKSSRLHRSIEDGGKGRDRGREEEETLEEKIWMVKEDEITADAKEQRSSVEAVLPAPTCHTDRPLTPSEPKPAPKPLLKPGPRLGHRPGPKSRCKPPLKYVHKAAPKSILKQRLAAQALRQSAASHLTFESSSPAPLLTMKEERGAGMGVCPPSNSKKGRYVGVRKIVVKVPRIPVSLSRRQKSYKISSLETVTGTEKTNDGSPEGSEATREPTALLRMKNNGKSVMVMFPPGELPVILKRRRGRPPKQPLPGIQVEVPSAGTTGITGDQPKKPRRRRRTKLPCPFPSYVNDTNDVKAEYGDVLSKLAFLNRQPPATGRCSPPRCWTPSEPESFHTPLENPGISTLLHRLTGSRRPRGGRGGGLGRGGGAGGGIMGSECNKSTFSDFFESIGKKRKLNLLSQHGLPRKRRKGVGGGVGRGGGMVGTEPGGEKIVKRRRMRKNGAFKGGVVSMGQDWPNGTGVWDEEGAMDKERALGGYQICGSPRGGFSSCNVGRGGAYSGPAGSKGGGPAGEDSQGLFAGYFRSLLDSDDSSDLLDISSQSDPRKSSSSAYDPSSSAASHSWSPPFPKWSTKGTNAGVEGSAQAHCSSARPPYSYGSLAQVSPTTSTYPKSTPPSLSHSPSSPHPASYGHYPSGYSCSPPVGLQRSSDCSFGYGGKGTPANQIGYLNYQGATKRGYSGYPGVSHSPMGRGESAGPTSPGGGYMSVAKGSPFSSSATEGYKQYNSNQWSCRQAFGGWSADNFGSQYHGYSEYGSNESKDILDISNYTPQKAKRQPFPESLSESSSDSSHVGSTAPVIGPSSTGGSYRQNEAASVSAGQSSLSSLEKLMMDWHESASGPSYNWSQDVLFQGGGTNKPGRGRRKRTELHLEKEGGSALHSDSPSSPSPTAAPGPKRGGAGGRGRGSRGGRGGLSSCQRERPIGSKGRGKMASVSGAGLMVSAGGPEGSGLFQEGLDYYSGDSSSLSPLATPNPAPPSSYLQDTCEYPSPYSAHPSTPSSEERYPALYPGESSSSLSPSVSSPPYPPKPTPPPTQPYHLLPSRTFSPSCSPSPRLTPHCGTALSPSHRPPPKDPQFSQYDSPSYCSSPYWYGQTSHSGSPSPHSNTTVHAHSNPHASPHGNAHANSLTNPTVNTHTHMSDTQHQSHTNLSSHTSTHPASHLQSSQPHLNAHLPALAHPNPSPGLLSHSTPGLYEERSPSSAMAPHKRDLVPHSMSTGLRQGPLPHSPYSKPPLDASPHQEDTSGYTLPQQSYQGVGHRYTPQTAQGGGVLCQLLDPASDDSFSVTSL, encoded by the exons ATGAGTGACTCATCGGATCCTCAGCATTCAGGCCAAACTGGCGCTCCGGCAGGTCGTGGGGAGACTCGGCCAGAGAAGAAGTGTTTTGTGGTTAGACTGGAGAAACTGGAAAGACCTGAGTCCTGGTCAGGGGAGCTCACACTCCATGGCGCGTTCCAAGATCCATTTCATGATGTACTGGCACTTGTAACCTCTGACATTGCCCCCACCTCCCCATCCACCCTGGCAACTGGTGCTCACCTGCAGGAAGGGCTGGGGCACGGCACCTACCTGCAGAGGCACTCTGACACCTGCATGACAGCCGAGGCGGACACGTTTTCAGAGACGCTCAGAAACATGCAAGCACATGTAGACCCAGAAGTGCATGCAGAAGCTTTCTCAAACCCGCACATGGACAACTGTGGAATCATGGAAATCAGCAATCACAGTGATTCTATAGACTCAGAACTCTCTAAAACTCTCACAGTAGAGGCCATGAACACAACTTCACCTCAGACTTTGCCTTTGGCGATTGGCAATCATCCTGCAACTACCAATCCGCTGGAGGCCCCAGCAGCCCGGACTGCGGAGTTCGACACGCCCCCAAACTACGCTCCACTCCCCTCTGGCCCTAACCCAATAACGGTGCCTTCTTCTCTACCCATAGAGACAGAGAAGAAGTATGCCCTCCGCAGCTCTGGGCGTCCTCGCTTCCCCTTGCATCTGCGTAAATCCTCTCGGCTGCATCGAAGCATTGAGGATGGGGGGAAAGGCAGGGACAGGggaagagaagaggaggaaacatTAGAGGAGAAGATCTGGATGGTTAAAGAGGACGAAATCACTGCAGATGCTAAAGAACAGCGTTCTTCTGTGGAGGCGGTTCTACCTGCACCTACTTGCCATACAGATAGGCCTCTTACTCCGAGTGAACCTAAGCCTGCTCCCAAACCTCTACTTAAGCCTGGGCCCAGACTTGGGCACAGACCTGGACCTAAATCCAGATGTAAGCCTCCACTGAAATATGTGCACAAAGCAGCTCCTAAGAGTATTTTAAAGCAACGTCTGGCAGCACAGGCCCTCCGCCAGAGTGCTGCCTCTCATCTCACATTTGAATCTTCTTCACCTGCTCCTTTGTTAACTATGAAGGAAGAACGTGGTGCAGGCATGGGGGTCTGTCCTCCAAGTAACAGCAAAAAGGGCCGTTATGTTGGT GTAAGGAAGATTGTTGTAAAGGTGCCTCGCATTCCTGTCAGCCTAAGTCGCCGACAGAAGAGCTACAAAATTTCCAGTTTGGAAACTGTTACGGGGACTGAGAAGACTAATGACGGCAGTCCGGAGGGGTCTGAGGCGACACGAGAGCCAACTGCACTCCTCCGCATGAAGAACAATGGGAAAAGTGTGATGGTGATGTTTCCTCCTGGAGAGCTCCCTGTGATTCTCAAACGCAGGCGGGGGCGACCTCCTAAACAGCCTTTACCGGGAATACAGGTCGAAGTACCCAGTGCTGGGACTACTGGGATTACTGGAGACCAGCCCAAGAAGCCCAGGAGGCGACGTCGGACTAAACTCCCCTGTCCGTTTCCCTCCTACGTTAATGACACAAATGATGTGAAAGCTGAATATGGGGATGTTCTCTCCAAATTGGCATTTTTAAACCGCCAGCCCCCTGCCACTGGTCGCTGCTCCCCTCCTCGTTGCTGGACACCAAGTGAGCCAGAAAGCTTTCACACACCCCTGGAAAACCCTGGAATATCCACCCTGCTCCACAGGCTCACCGGGTCTAGGCGACCCAGAGGTGGCAGAGGAGGGGGGCTCGGCAGAGGTGGAGGAGCAGGAGGGGGCATCATGGGCAGTGAGTGCAATAAAAGCACTTTCAGTGACTTCTTTGAATCTATTGGGAAAAAGCGAAAACTGAACCTCCTGTCTCAGCATGGATTACCGAGGAAAAGACGGAAGGGTGTGGGAGGAGGAGTGGGTAGGGGAGGGGGCATGGTGGGAACAGAGCCTGGGGGTGAGAAAATTGTCAAAAGGAGACGAATGAGAAAAAATGGTGCATTTAAAGGGGGAGTGGTGTCCATGGGGCAGGACTGGCCCAATGGGACAGGTGTATGGGACGAGGAGGGGGCTATGGATAAGGAAAGAGCTTTGGGTGGTTATCAAATCTGTGGATCTCCAAGGGGGGGCTTCTCCAGCTGTAATGTTGGACGAGGAGGGGCCTACAGTGGCCCAGCTGGAAGCAAAGGGGGTGGGCCAGCAGGAGAGGACTCACAAGGCCTATTTGCCGGGTATTTTCGATCCCTCCTCGATTCTGATGACTCCTCAGACCTCCTGGACATCTCCTCCCAGTCGGACCCCCGGAAATCTTCATCTTCTGCCTATGATCCATCAAGCTCTGCGGCCTCTCACAGCTGGTCTCCTCCATTCCCCAAGTGGAGCACTAAAGGAACAAATGCAGGGGTGGAAGGTTCAGCACAGGCACACTGCTCCTCTGCAAGACCCCCTTATAGTTATGGAAGCTTAGCCCAAGTATCTCCCACCACCTCTACGTATCCTAAATCCACACCGCCATCTCTTTCGCACTCTCCCAGCTCCCCCCACCCAGCCTCTTATGGTCACTACCCTTCTGGTTACTCCTGCTCTCCACCCGTAGGGCTACAGAGGTCCTCTGACTGCAGCTTTGGGTATGGTGGCAAAGGGACACCTGCCAATCAGATAGGTTATTTGAACTACCAGGGAGCAACCAAGAGAGGCTACAGTGGCTATCCAGGAGTAAGCCATTCCCCCATGGGTAGAGGGGAGTCAGCAGGACCCACATCACCTGGAGGAGGGTACATGTCTGTGGCCAAAGGGAGCCctttcagctcctctgccacAGAGGGCTACAAACAGTACAACTCCAACCAGTGGAGCTGCAG GCAAGCTTTTGGTGGTTGGTCAGCAGACAACTTTGGGTCTCAGTATCATGGCTATAGTGAATATGGCTCCAATGAGTCCAAAGACATCTTGGATATCTCAAACTACACCCCCCAGAAGGCTAAGCGACAACCGTTTCCCGAGAGCCTGTCAGAATCCTCCTCGGACTCTTCACACGTTGGCTCAACAGCGCCTGTTATCGGACCCAGCTCCACTGGAGGCAGCTATAGGCAGAACGAGGCTGCCTCTGTGAGTGCAGGCCAATCGAGTCTGTCCAGTCTGGAGAAACTAATGATGGACTGGCATGAGAGTGCTTCAGGACCGTCATACAACTGGAGCCAGGATGTCCTTTTCCAAGGTGGGGGGACGAACAAACCCGGGCGTGGTCGCAGAAAACGGACTGAACTGCATTTAGAAAAGGAAGGAGGTTCTGCCTTACATTCGGATTCACCGTCTAGTCCTTCCCCAACAGCCGCTCCGGGACCTAAGCGGGGAGGGGCTGGAGGACGGGGAAGAGGCTCCAGAGGAGGTAGAGGAGGACTATCTTCATGTCAGAGAGAGCGTCCAATTGGGTCCAAAGGCAGAGGCAAGATGGCCTCTGTGTCAGGAGCAGGACTGATGGTGTCAGCTGGAGGTCCAGAGGGTTCTGGGTTGTTCCAGGAGGGGCTGGATTATTACAGCGGAGACAGTAGCAGTCTTTCTCCACTGGCCACACCTAATCCTGCTCCACCTTCCAGCTACCTCCAGGACACCTGTGAGTACCCATCCCCTTACTCAGCCCATCCCTCCACTCCGTCCTCTGAAGAGCGATATCCAGCCTTATACCCTGGTGAATCCTCCTCTTCCCTCTCACCCAGTGTGTCGTCTCCCCCTTACCCCCCGAAGCCCACCCCTCCTCCGACCCAGCCCTACCACCTTCTCCCATCCAGGACCTTTTCCCCCTCTTGCTCCCCCTCGCCACGTTTGACCCCCCACTGCGGCACAGCGCTCAGCCCATCGCACCGACCGCCTCCGAAAGACCCCCAATTCTCCCAGTATGACTCCCCCAGCTACTGCAGCTCTCCTTACTGGTACGGACAGACATCACACAGCGGCAGCCCCAGTCCGCACTCAAACACAACCGTGCACGCCCACAGCAATCCACACGCAAGTCCTCATGGAAATGCACATGCTAACTCCCTCACTAACCCAACTgtaaacacgcacacacacatgagTGACACACAACACCAGAGCCACACAAACCTGAGCTCACACACCAGCACTCATCCAGCCTCACACCTCCAAAGCAGTCAGCCCCACCTTAATGCTCACCTGCCCGCCCTCGCACACCCCAACCCCAGCCCTGGCCTGCTCTCCCACTCAACACCTGGGCTTTATGAGGAGCGCAGCCCTTCCTCTGCCATGGCCCCCCACAAGCGGGATTTGGTCCCTCACAGCATGAGCACAGGCCttcgccagggtcccctccctcatTCCCCTTACTCCAAGCCTCCTCTAGACGCCTCACCCCATCAGGAGGACACCAGTGGCTACACCCTGCCCCAGCAATCCTACCAGGGCGTGGGACACCGCTATACCCCCCAGACCGCTCAGGGTGGAGGGGTGTTGTGCCAGCTCCTGGACCCAGCCAGTGATGACAGCTTCAGTGTCACCAGCCTGTAA
- the LOC111610396 gene encoding methyltransferase-like protein 24, with product MGALPRSRAGLVLLLLLVPPVLLALQLLVVARLWVEERDGAVAFTVISIEPKRRSTGKAWGASSGRAGTEEEEVKDGARAYEEENEMHERQVGPRVMEMQPWAVNKPSFSAELGRIITYITRPQLNCSRVLPPGKAQAVASPVASARWLLCAEDWLLPAADKLCVAYSFSMDGGDADFLSTVSRLGCETHSFDPSTSSASVGHLGNSLASNHGNRGVVSQHKLWLEWRAPKRRRHGASGRTGGVSHTLDDIMAMLGHHTVHFLYADLLGAEWRLFQNWIEAGTLQNIHHLVATVHLHWAGFEVGGSDEEVLRYWFSVLRGLEAAGLHLVHSSSGEDHSVLKHTVENAHSSYTLSWVNTRH from the exons ATGGGTGCTTTGCCCCGGTCGAGAGCGGGCctcgtcctgctgctgctgctggtcccACCCGTTCTCCTTGCCCTGCAGCTCCTCGTCGTGGCGCGTTTGTGGGTGGAGGAGAGGGACGGAGCTGTCGCCTTCACCGTTATCAGCATAGAGCCGAAGAGGAGGTCAACAGGCAAGGCTTGGGGAGCCAGCTCCGGGAGAGCGGggacggaggaggaggaggtgaaggatgGGGCGCGAGCGTATGAGGAGGAAAACGAGATGCACGAGCGCCAG GTGGGACCCAGAGTGATGGAGATGCAGCCATGGGCAGTGAACAAGCCGTCCTTCTCAGCAGAACTCGGTCGCATCATCACGTATATCACAAGGCCACAG CTGAACTGCTCCAGGGTTTTACCCCCAGGGAAGGCCCAGGCAGTGGCGTCCCCCGTGGCTTCAGCTCGCTGGCTGCTGTGTGCCGAGGACTGGCTGCTTCCAGCTGCAGATAAACTCTGCGTTGCCTACTCCTTCAG CATGGATGGAGGAGACGCAGACTTTCTGAGCACCGTCTCCCGACTCGGATGCGAAACCCACAGTTTTGATCCCAGCACCTCCAGTGCATCTGTTGGTCACCTTGGCAACAGTTTGGccagtaaccatggcaacagggGCGTCGTCAGCCAGCACAAATTGTGGCTGGAGTGGCGAGCACCTAAGAGGCGCAGGCACGGAGCGAGTGGCAGGACGGGCGGGGTTTCTCACACGCTGGACGACATCATGGCGATGCTGGGGCATCACACC GTTCATTTCTTGTATGCTGACCTGTTAGGTGCTGAGTGGCGGCTTTTTCAGAACTGGATCGAGGCCGGGACTCTGCAGAACATTCATCATCTGGTCGCCACTGTGCACCTGCACTGGGCGGGCTTTGAGGTGGGGGGCAGCGACGAGGAGGTGCTCCGCTACTGGTTCAGTGTGCTGCGGGGCCTCGAGGCCGCTGGACTCCACCTGGTTCACAGCTCCTCAGGAGAGGATCACAGTGTCCTGAAACACACTGTAGAAAATGCTCACAGCTCCTACACCCTCAGCTGGGTCAACACACGACACTGA